The following coding sequences lie in one Babylonia areolata isolate BAREFJ2019XMU chromosome 7, ASM4173473v1, whole genome shotgun sequence genomic window:
- the LOC143283969 gene encoding uncharacterized protein LOC143283969, with the protein MAAVLRSEFSHLLRLTATQQPVFVRWKKKPPEWRDPADLSWAAPLLEKMKQQQQQKSMEQPPAMLHMVSRVRSTYGRPHWEKKTLKSLGLDKVKKYEPVVHKNTPQVNKKLESVKHLVKIVPVTFPHGLPSDESDFHHCLLHADGQLEVKKTLHPLEKCVTEGEEDKKKLWEMDEETVEKVTRKVLNDFSLSREYFPAKYVYKYNQDGKEHRYTGNHNIGGDRDWY; encoded by the exons ATGGCTGCCGTACTAAGAAGCGAG TTTTCACACTTGTTGCGtttgacagcaacacaacagcctGTGTTTGTACGATGGAAGAAGAAGCCCCCAGAGTGGCGTGACCCTGCTGATCTGTCCTGGGCAGCACCACTTCTGGAGAagatgaagcagcagcagcagcagaaaagtaTGGAGCAGCCACCTGCCATGCTACACATGGTGTCCCGTGTGAGAAGTACTTATGGTCGACCTCACTGggagaaaaaaaccctgaaatcTTTGGGTCTTGATAAAGTCAAG AAGTACGAACCGGTGGTTCATAAGAACACCCCTCAGGTCAACAAGAAGCTGGAGTCAGTGAAACATCTGGTCAAAATTGTACCTGTCACATTTCCACATGGCCTGCCATCGGATGAGTCTGATTTCCACCACTGCCTCCTGCACGCCGACGGGCAGCTGGAAGTGAAGAAGACTCTGCATCCTCTAGAAAAGTGTGTCACAGAGGGGGAAGAGGACAAAAAAAAGCTGTGGGAAATGGATGAGGAGACCGTGGAAAAAGTCACCAGGAAAGTGCTGAATGACTTCAGTCTCAGTCGCGAGTATTTCCCTGCCAAGTACGTGTACAAGTACAACCAGGACGGGAAGGAGCATCGCTACACAGGCAACCACAATATCGGAGGAGACCGGGACTGGTACTAG